A portion of the Enterobacter sp. SA187 genome contains these proteins:
- a CDS encoding autotransporter domain-containing protein: MKIKNNSGCRLALVPVCLFFCQTAQAWQQEYIVSDPQSNMADRYTWDSDHQPRYDDILEGRIRSTQNTPGLSWNLPDDTPLDATSTMSLGWNIPLVNNVTTGPVAVWHYDSSASSMHNEFGDGPANLQFTDPLWHASVSSVGWRVDSRHGDLRPWAQISYNQQFGENIWKTQSGLNRLSASSQDGNWMDVTLGADMLLNPHFAAYASLSQSENTDIGQNYLYSMGVSARF, encoded by the coding sequence ATGAAGATAAAAAATAACAGTGGCTGCCGCCTGGCGCTCGTGCCTGTGTGCCTGTTTTTTTGTCAGACGGCGCAGGCGTGGCAACAAGAATATATCGTTAGCGACCCGCAAAGTAATATGGCGGATCGCTATACATGGGACAGCGATCACCAACCGCGTTATGACGATATTCTCGAAGGGCGGATCCGCTCGACGCAAAATACGCCTGGCCTGTCCTGGAATTTGCCGGATGATACGCCGCTGGACGCCACCAGCACCATGAGCCTCGGCTGGAATATTCCGCTGGTGAATAATGTCACCACCGGCCCGGTGGCCGTCTGGCATTACGACAGCTCTGCCTCATCAATGCATAATGAATTTGGCGATGGCCCGGCAAACCTGCAATTCACCGATCCGCTGTGGCATGCCAGCGTCAGCTCAGTGGGCTGGCGCGTGGACAGTCGTCACGGGGATCTCCGCCCGTGGGCGCAAATCAGCTACAACCAGCAGTTTGGCGAAAATATCTGGAAAACCCAGTCCGGCCTCAATCGTTTATCGGCCTCCAGCCAGGACGGTAACTGGATGGACGTGACCCTCGGCGCGGATATGCTGCTCAATCCCCATTTTGCAGCCTATGCTTCATTGTCGCAGTCTGAAAATACGGACATCGGTCAAAACTATCTTTACAGCATGGGCGTCAGCGCGCGCTTTTAA
- a CDS encoding L-lactate MFS transporter — MNTSSLNRTRWLTLVGTIITQFALGSVYTWSLFNSALAEKLDEPVSQVAFSFGLLSLGLALSSSVAGKLQERFGVKRVTIASGILLGLGFFLTAHANSLLMLWLSAGVLVGLADGAGYLLTLSNCVKFFPERKGLISAFSIGSYGLGSLGFKFIDSHLLATVGLEKTFMIWGAMVLVMIVSGAMLMKDAPQQKATMVNGVVENDFTLAQSMRKPQYWMLAVMFLTACMSGLYVIGVAKDIAQGMVHLDVATAANAVTVISIANLTGRLVLGILSDKMSRIRVITLGQVVSLIGMAGLLFAPLNEVSFFAAIACVAFNFGGTITVFPSLVSEFFGLNNLAKNYGVIYLGFGIGSICGSIIASLFGGFYVTFCVIFALLILSLALSTTIRQPQREYFTNSQPLTHH; from the coding sequence ATGAATACATCCTCATTGAATCGGACCCGCTGGCTGACGCTGGTCGGTACCATCATTACGCAATTTGCCCTTGGATCGGTTTATACCTGGAGTCTGTTTAACAGCGCGCTGGCGGAAAAACTGGATGAGCCAGTAAGCCAGGTGGCGTTCTCCTTCGGCCTGCTCAGCCTCGGGCTGGCGCTCTCTTCCTCGGTAGCCGGGAAATTACAGGAACGTTTCGGCGTTAAACGTGTGACTATCGCATCCGGTATTCTGCTGGGCCTCGGCTTTTTCCTGACGGCGCACGCCAACAGCCTGCTGATGCTGTGGCTGAGCGCGGGCGTGCTGGTCGGCCTTGCCGATGGCGCGGGCTACCTGCTGACGCTCTCCAACTGCGTGAAGTTCTTCCCGGAGCGTAAGGGGCTGATTTCCGCTTTCTCCATCGGTTCTTATGGCCTGGGCAGCCTCGGCTTTAAATTTATCGACAGCCATCTGCTGGCTACCGTCGGCCTGGAAAAGACCTTTATGATCTGGGGCGCGATGGTGCTGGTGATGATCGTTTCCGGCGCGATGCTGATGAAAGACGCGCCGCAGCAGAAAGCGACCATGGTCAATGGCGTGGTGGAGAATGATTTCACCCTGGCGCAGTCGATGCGTAAACCGCAATACTGGATGCTGGCCGTGATGTTCCTCACTGCCTGTATGAGCGGTCTGTATGTTATCGGCGTGGCGAAAGATATCGCTCAGGGCATGGTGCATCTGGATGTGGCGACCGCCGCCAATGCGGTGACTGTGATTTCCATTGCTAACCTGACAGGCCGTCTGGTGCTCGGTATCCTCTCCGATAAAATGTCCCGCATCCGCGTGATTACGCTCGGTCAGGTGGTGTCGCTGATTGGTATGGCGGGACTGCTGTTCGCCCCGCTTAACGAAGTGAGCTTCTTCGCGGCTATCGCCTGTGTGGCCTTTAACTTCGGCGGTACCATCACGGTCTTCCCGTCGCTGGTCAGCGAATTTTTTGGCCTGAACAATCTGGCGAAAAACTACGGCGTCATTTATCTGGGCTTTGGTATTGGCAGCATCTGCGGCTCGATTATCGCCTCGCTGTTTGGCGGCTTCTATGTGACCTTCTGCGTCATCTTCGCCCTGCTGATCCTCTCCCTGGCGCTTTCCACCACCATTCGTCAGCCGCAGCGTGAATACTTCACCAACTCACAGCCGCTGACTCACCATTAA
- the eptB gene encoding kdo(2)-lipid A phosphoethanolamine 7''-transferase: MKYIKTMTQQRLSFLLALYIGLFMNAAVFIRRFDGYAQEFTIWKGLAAIVEVAGTVLVTFFLLRLLSLFGRRAWRVLSTLVVLFSAGASYYMTFLNVVIGYGIVASVMTTDIDLSKEVVGMQFVIWLVCVSTLPLIFIWSNSSRLTLLRQLRTPGLRIRSAAIVVLAGLMVWGPIRLLEVQQKSVERATGVDMPSYGGVVANSYLPSNWLSALGLYAWAQVDESSDNKSLINPATKYTYVAPKDLDDTYVVFIIGETTRWDHMGLLGYERNTTPKLAAEKNLVAFRGYSCDTATKLSLRCMFVREGGADENPQRTLKEQNVFAVLKQLGFSSDLYAMQSEMWFYSNTMADNISYREQIGAEPRNRGKNVDDALLLDEMKASLKNSPDGKHLMIFHTKGSHFNYTQRYPRSFAQWTPECQSVDDKCTKAEMINSFDNSVTYVDYFIDSVIDQLRDKKAIVFYAADHGESINEKEHLHGTPRKMAPPEQFRVPMMVWMSDKYLENPEKAKMFAHLKQQADMKVPRRHVELYDTIMGCLGYTSPNGGINENNNWCHIPDTKASAGK; the protein is encoded by the coding sequence ATGAAATATATCAAAACGATGACGCAACAACGGCTGAGTTTTTTGCTGGCGTTGTACATCGGTCTGTTTATGAACGCCGCTGTTTTTATTCGTCGCTTTGATGGATATGCGCAAGAATTTACCATCTGGAAAGGCCTCGCTGCGATTGTTGAAGTGGCGGGTACGGTATTAGTCACGTTCTTTTTACTTCGACTTCTCTCTCTGTTTGGACGGCGTGCCTGGCGCGTGCTGTCGACGCTGGTGGTGCTGTTTTCCGCAGGCGCCAGCTATTACATGACTTTCCTGAACGTGGTCATCGGCTACGGCATTGTTGCCTCGGTGATGACGACGGACATTGACCTGTCGAAAGAAGTGGTGGGCATGCAGTTTGTGATCTGGCTGGTATGCGTGAGCACGCTGCCGCTGATCTTTATCTGGAGCAACAGCAGCCGCCTCACGCTGCTGCGCCAGCTGCGTACGCCGGGCCTGCGCATCCGTAGCGCGGCCATCGTCGTGCTGGCCGGTTTGATGGTCTGGGGGCCGATCCGTCTGCTGGAAGTGCAGCAAAAGAGCGTAGAGCGCGCGACCGGCGTTGATATGCCAAGCTATGGCGGCGTGGTGGCTAACTCTTATCTGCCGTCTAACTGGCTGTCCGCGTTAGGGCTGTACGCCTGGGCGCAGGTGGATGAGTCTTCTGATAACAAATCGCTGATCAACCCGGCGACCAAATACACTTACGTTGCGCCGAAAGATCTCGATGACACTTATGTGGTCTTTATCATCGGTGAAACGACCCGCTGGGATCATATGGGCCTGCTCGGCTATGAGCGCAACACCACGCCGAAGCTGGCGGCGGAGAAAAATCTTGTCGCCTTCCGGGGTTACTCCTGCGATACCGCCACTAAGCTGTCCCTGCGCTGCATGTTTGTGCGCGAGGGCGGGGCGGATGAAAACCCACAGCGTACGCTGAAAGAGCAGAACGTTTTTGCGGTGCTGAAACAGCTCGGCTTCTCCAGCGACCTGTACGCCATGCAGAGCGAAATGTGGTTTTACAGCAATACCATGGCGGATAACATCTCCTACCGTGAGCAGATTGGCGCTGAGCCGCGTAACCGCGGTAAGAACGTCGATGACGCGTTGTTGCTGGATGAAATGAAAGCGTCGCTGAAAAACAGCCCTGACGGCAAGCATTTGATGATCTTCCACACGAAAGGCTCGCACTTTAACTACACCCAGCGTTATCCGCGCAGCTTTGCCCAGTGGACGCCGGAGTGTCAGAGCGTGGACGACAAGTGCACCAAAGCGGAGATGATTAATTCCTTTGATAACTCCGTGACCTATGTCGATTACTTTATTGATAGCGTCATCGATCAGCTGCGCGATAAGAAAGCGATTGTGTTCTATGCCGCCGACCATGGCGAGTCGATCAACGAGAAAGAACATCTGCACGGGACGCCGCGTAAAATGGCCCCGCCTGAGCAGTTCCGCGTGCCGATGATGGTGTGGATGTCTGATAAGTATCTGGAGAATCCGGAGAAAGCCAAAATGTTCGCGCACCTCAAGCAGCAGGCCGATATGAAAGTGCCGCGCCGCCATGTTGAGCTGTATGACACCATCATGGGCTGCCTGGGATATACCTCGCCAAATGGTGGTATCAACGAGAACAATAACTGGTGCCACATCCCGGATACAAAGGCATCGGCGGGTAAGTAA